The proteins below come from a single Oerskovia jenensis genomic window:
- a CDS encoding alpha/beta hydrolase family protein produces the protein MTLALHDELFDAQLVRALAYTAQGGAEIGECLETARRITRTDGNQWYDEWSATAARVEKSAEESDIAGHRVSARGAWLRASNYYRTAGLFLMGAPVDDRFRESSRRQTETFRKGAALLDLPPDVLEIPFEGGTLPGYFYRAADDGRPRPTVLLVDGYDGTAEELYFANAVAALDRGYDVLAFDGPGQGSVILDQGIAFRPDWETVVSAVVDHALTLDEVDPQRIVVHGWSFGGHLAPRAASGEHRLAACVADSGPYDLFDSVTARFPSLLAGHLDDDHGAALKVVEATLHQLLKKPSAGWALRRNLWVHGVRDPLDFIKMSHDYTLRGREHLIECPVLVCRTVGDDLSASARTLAENLTCPTEYVELGPEDGVTGHCEMTGRGVFHRRVYDWLDETLEYDGTPG, from the coding sequence ATGACCCTGGCCCTTCACGACGAGCTCTTCGACGCGCAGCTCGTGCGCGCGCTCGCCTACACCGCGCAGGGCGGCGCGGAGATCGGCGAGTGCCTCGAGACGGCTCGCCGCATCACCCGGACCGACGGGAACCAGTGGTACGACGAGTGGTCGGCGACCGCCGCGCGCGTCGAGAAGTCGGCCGAGGAGAGCGACATCGCAGGCCACCGGGTCAGCGCCCGCGGCGCCTGGCTGCGCGCCTCGAACTACTACCGCACGGCGGGACTCTTCCTCATGGGGGCGCCCGTGGACGACCGGTTTCGCGAGAGCTCGCGCCGCCAGACCGAGACGTTCCGCAAGGGGGCCGCACTCCTGGACCTCCCCCCGGACGTGCTCGAGATCCCGTTCGAGGGCGGGACGCTCCCCGGCTACTTCTACCGCGCCGCCGACGACGGGCGCCCGCGCCCCACGGTCCTGCTCGTCGACGGCTACGACGGCACCGCCGAGGAGCTGTACTTCGCGAACGCGGTCGCGGCGCTCGACCGGGGGTACGACGTGCTCGCGTTCGACGGTCCGGGCCAGGGCAGCGTGATCCTCGACCAGGGCATCGCGTTCCGGCCGGACTGGGAGACCGTGGTGAGCGCCGTCGTCGACCACGCGCTGACCCTGGACGAGGTGGACCCGCAGCGCATCGTGGTGCATGGCTGGAGCTTCGGCGGCCACCTCGCGCCCCGCGCCGCTTCCGGGGAGCACCGCCTCGCGGCCTGCGTCGCGGACAGCGGACCCTACGACCTGTTCGACTCGGTCACCGCGAGATTCCCGTCGCTCCTGGCCGGCCACCTCGACGACGACCACGGCGCAGCGCTCAAGGTCGTCGAGGCCACGCTGCACCAGCTCCTCAAGAAGCCCTCGGCGGGCTGGGCTTTGCGCCGGAACCTGTGGGTGCACGGTGTGCGCGACCCGCTCGACTTCATCAAGATGTCCCACGACTACACGCTGCGTGGTCGCGAGCACCTGATCGAGTGCCCGGTGCTCGTGTGCCGCACCGTCGGTGACGACCTCTCGGCCTCGGCCCGGACGCTGGCCGAGAACCTCACGTGCCCGACCGAGTACGTCGAGCTCGGCCCCGAGGACGGCGTCACGGGCCACTGCGAGATGACCGGCCGAGGGGTCTTCCACCGGCGCGTCTACGACTGGCTCGACGAGACCCTCGAGTACGACGGCACCCCCGGTTAG
- a CDS encoding cupin → MTNLELLTDAHLTRARDGDNGRSAEVVLHDGVLRQTIIAILAGVELGEHNAPPAASIQVLRGRVRVTALEGDEEVGTGELRVLTHERHAVAALEDSAFLLTTVTSVQAAP, encoded by the coding sequence ATGACGAACCTCGAGCTGCTCACCGACGCGCACCTCACGCGCGCCCGTGACGGCGACAACGGCCGCAGCGCGGAGGTCGTGCTGCACGACGGCGTCCTGCGCCAGACCATCATCGCGATCCTCGCGGGCGTCGAGCTCGGCGAGCACAACGCGCCGCCCGCCGCGAGCATCCAGGTGCTGCGCGGCCGCGTGCGCGTCACCGCGCTGGAGGGCGACGAGGAGGTCGGGACGGGCGAGCTGCGCGTGCTCACGCACGAGCGGCACGCCGTCGCCGCCCTGGAGGACTCGGCGTTCCTCCTGACGACGGTCACGAGCGTCCAAGCGGCCCCCTGA
- a CDS encoding heavy metal translocating P-type ATPase — MATTTATEHPAHAGHADHAGHADHAGHAGRSAHAGGHEDHSAHGGHGGHEGHGGHGGHAGHVAMFRRLFWIMLALAVPTVLASEMFASILGYSLPDVPGIAWISPVLGTVMYVWGGKPFLTGAVDELKARKPGMMLLVALAITVAFVSSWGASLGILSHELDFWWELALLVVIMLLGHWIEMRSLAQSSSALESLAALLPDEAERVGDDGQVTTVSPTDLVVGDVVVVRPGGRVPADGVVSQGSADVDESMITGESRPVRRTVGDHVVAGTVATDQALRVTVDAVGDDTALAGIQRLVTQAQASSSHAQRLADRAAGWLFWFALGAAVLTLIAWTVWGTPESALIRTITVLVIACPHALGLAIPLVVSISTERAAKAGVLVKDRMALEQMRTVDAVLFDKTGTLTKGEPVVTHLVAAAGSEDELLALAAAVEADSQHPLARAIVNAAADKGVRVPRAEDFQSSTAVGVSGLVDGRRIAVGGPSLLREHGLDPVADTAAWEREGATVLHALDLDSGTPRVLGGFALADEIRPESREAIDALHRRGIRVVMITGDAQAVAQSVADELGIDEVFAGVKPGDKGDKVSELQARGHKVAMVGDGVNDAPALAQADVGIAIGAGTDVAIASAGVILASDDPRSVLSVIELSRASYRKMKQNLWWAAGYNLVSVPLAAGVLAPVGFVMPMAVGALLMSLSTVIVALNAQLLRRLDLDPERVAAS, encoded by the coding sequence ATGGCGACCACGACCGCGACGGAGCACCCGGCTCACGCCGGTCACGCGGACCACGCCGGTCACGCGGACCACGCCGGCCACGCCGGTCGCTCGGCCCACGCGGGTGGCCACGAGGACCACTCCGCGCACGGCGGCCACGGCGGTCACGAGGGTCACGGCGGGCACGGCGGCCACGCAGGCCACGTCGCGATGTTCCGCCGCCTGTTCTGGATCATGCTCGCCCTGGCGGTCCCGACGGTCCTCGCGAGCGAGATGTTCGCGTCGATCCTCGGCTACTCGCTCCCGGACGTCCCGGGCATCGCGTGGATCTCGCCGGTCCTCGGCACCGTCATGTACGTGTGGGGCGGCAAGCCGTTCCTCACGGGGGCGGTCGACGAGCTCAAGGCGCGCAAGCCCGGCATGATGCTGCTCGTCGCGCTCGCGATCACGGTCGCGTTCGTGTCGTCGTGGGGCGCGAGCCTGGGGATCCTGTCGCACGAGCTCGACTTCTGGTGGGAGCTCGCGCTGCTGGTCGTGATCATGCTGCTGGGCCACTGGATCGAGATGCGCTCGCTCGCGCAGTCCTCCTCGGCCCTCGAGTCTCTCGCCGCGCTGCTGCCCGACGAGGCCGAGCGCGTGGGTGACGACGGTCAGGTGACCACGGTGTCCCCGACGGACCTGGTCGTGGGCGACGTCGTCGTCGTGCGTCCTGGTGGGCGCGTGCCCGCGGACGGCGTGGTGTCCCAGGGGTCGGCGGACGTCGACGAGTCGATGATCACGGGCGAGTCGCGCCCCGTGCGCCGCACGGTCGGCGACCACGTCGTGGCCGGGACGGTCGCGACCGACCAGGCGCTGCGCGTCACGGTCGACGCGGTCGGCGACGACACGGCTCTCGCGGGGATCCAGCGCCTGGTGACGCAGGCGCAGGCGTCGTCGTCGCACGCGCAGCGGCTCGCGGACCGCGCCGCGGGCTGGCTCTTCTGGTTCGCGCTCGGCGCGGCGGTGCTGACGCTGATCGCCTGGACGGTCTGGGGCACGCCGGAGAGTGCGCTGATCCGGACCATCACGGTCCTCGTGATCGCGTGCCCCCACGCGCTGGGTCTCGCGATCCCGCTCGTCGTGTCGATCTCGACCGAGCGTGCGGCCAAGGCGGGCGTGCTCGTCAAGGACCGCATGGCGCTCGAGCAGATGCGCACGGTCGACGCCGTCCTGTTCGACAAGACCGGCACCCTGACCAAGGGCGAGCCCGTCGTGACGCACCTGGTCGCGGCGGCGGGCAGCGAGGACGAGCTGCTCGCGCTCGCCGCGGCCGTCGAGGCCGACTCGCAGCACCCCCTGGCCCGCGCGATCGTGAACGCCGCGGCGGACAAGGGCGTGCGGGTCCCGCGCGCCGAGGACTTCCAGTCCTCGACCGCGGTGGGCGTCTCGGGTCTCGTGGACGGTCGCCGGATCGCGGTGGGCGGCCCGTCGCTCCTGCGCGAGCACGGCCTCGACCCCGTGGCGGACACCGCCGCGTGGGAGCGGGAGGGCGCGACGGTCCTGCACGCGCTCGACCTGGATTCCGGCACCCCCCGGGTGCTGGGTGGCTTCGCGCTGGCCGACGAGATCAGGCCCGAGTCCCGCGAGGCGATCGACGCCCTGCACCGGCGCGGCATCCGGGTCGTCATGATCACGGGTGACGCGCAGGCCGTGGCGCAGTCGGTCGCGGACGAGCTCGGCATCGACGAGGTCTTCGCGGGGGTCAAGCCGGGCGACAAGGGGGACAAGGTCTCCGAGCTCCAGGCGCGCGGGCACAAGGTCGCGATGGTCGGCGACGGCGTCAACGACGCCCCCGCGCTCGCGCAGGCGGACGTGGGCATCGCGATCGGTGCGGGCACCGACGTGGCCATCGCGTCGGCCGGGGTCATCCTCGCGAGCGACGACCCGCGCTCGGTCCTGTCGGTGATCGAGCTGTCCCGGGCCAGCTACCGCAAGATGAAGCAGAACCTGTGGTGGGCTGCCGGGTACAACCTGGTGTCGGTGCCGCTCGCGGCGGGCGTCCTGGCGCCGGTCGGGTTCGTCATGCCCATGGCGGTGGGCGCGCTGCTCATGTCCCTGTCGACCGTGATCGTGGCCCTCAACGCGCAGCTCCTGCGCCGCCTGGACCTCGACCCCGAGCGCGTGGCAGCCTCGTAG
- a CDS encoding sugar isomerase domain-containing protein gives MTAAPPETSPGREYLAVTRDLIDQLMTDQWPSIAAAARAIADAVLAGRTVHAFGTGHSHILAEELYYRAGGLVGVRPILFEGFMLHASAPLSTALERLSGLAEAIVEDHGVEKGDVVVVASNSGSNATTTELVAAVQARGAVVVAVTSIAHATSGQARRPVLPRLHEAAEFVIDNGGAVGDAAVAVDGVDQKVGPTSTVVGAAALDAVVAEAVGLLAAAGGRPQVYASSNTVDGDSANSRFTVTG, from the coding sequence ATGACCGCAGCACCCCCCGAGACCTCGCCCGGACGCGAGTACCTGGCCGTGACACGAGACCTGATCGACCAGCTCATGACGGACCAGTGGCCGTCGATCGCGGCCGCCGCCCGCGCGATCGCCGACGCGGTGCTCGCCGGGCGGACCGTCCACGCGTTCGGGACCGGCCACTCGCACATCCTCGCCGAGGAGCTCTACTACCGGGCCGGCGGCCTCGTCGGGGTCCGCCCGATCCTCTTCGAGGGGTTCATGCTCCACGCGAGCGCGCCGCTCTCCACCGCCCTCGAACGTCTTTCGGGGCTTGCGGAGGCGATCGTCGAGGACCACGGCGTCGAGAAGGGCGACGTGGTCGTGGTCGCGTCGAACTCCGGCAGCAACGCGACCACGACCGAGCTGGTCGCCGCCGTGCAGGCCCGCGGGGCGGTCGTGGTCGCCGTCACGAGCATCGCTCACGCGACGTCCGGCCAGGCGCGTCGACCGGTGCTCCCGCGGCTCCACGAGGCCGCGGAGTTCGTGATCGACAACGGTGGCGCCGTCGGGGACGCCGCGGTCGCGGTCGACGGGGTCGACCAGAAGGTCGGGCCCACCTCGACGGTCGTCGGGGCAGCCGCCCTCGACGCGGTCGTCGCCGAGGCCGTCGGCCTGCTGGCCGCCGCCGGGGGGCGGCCCCAGGTCTACGCGAGCAGCAACACCGTGGACGGCGACTCCGCCAACTCCCGGTTCACCGTGACGGGCTGA
- a CDS encoding alpha/beta hydrolase, producing the protein MTSRSTTTRVRAAASTLAAVLLLGGVPAVAATGPGGDPPSPSGQVEAPVPQIAWGPCDGTGLEAFECASVEVPTDYDRPRGRTTTIGLTRLPATDPAQRVGSLFTNFGGPGGPGVEGLHQLGGRLFDDEVLARFDVIGFDPRAVGTSDPATCFRDAGRETAFMSSVPAFPVTDREERRFLGQMATLGASCTLFSGDRISHSSTANVARDMDLLRQAVGDDELSYVGYSYGTVLGATYAALFPDRVRAMVLDGTMDVDAWSGVGSDELLGARIGQAAGATETFGEFARLCAEAGPAACALASLGDPAEVVEATYAALREAPVDVPLPDGSTVPIGYPETVALVFSYLYEPVAWGDLDLTLAGLAVLSGAVGPPAADAPSARSAAPSLGELLRRAGYAQDYPSVGGALASLCVDVTTPGAPRSYAAKVDALDAQYPHFGRYRGWVGIQCEFVPVTDRDAFTGPWDQTTGAPVLVVGTRFDPATPYAFTQPYADRWPDARVLTVEGWGHTIVGKSACADAAVARYLVDLEATDGATCAQDVVPFQGPSVPLGEALRLPVT; encoded by the coding sequence ATGACTTCGCGATCGACGACGACACGAGTCCGCGCCGCAGCGTCCACGCTGGCGGCGGTCCTTCTCCTGGGTGGCGTGCCTGCCGTGGCCGCCACCGGGCCGGGGGGTGATCCGCCGTCGCCGAGCGGGCAGGTCGAGGCCCCGGTGCCGCAGATCGCGTGGGGTCCGTGCGACGGCACGGGCCTCGAGGCATTCGAGTGTGCGAGCGTCGAGGTCCCCACGGACTACGACCGTCCGCGAGGCCGGACGACGACGATCGGCCTGACCCGCCTGCCCGCGACAGATCCCGCGCAGCGCGTCGGGAGCCTGTTCACGAACTTCGGCGGCCCGGGCGGCCCGGGCGTCGAGGGGCTCCACCAGCTCGGCGGCAGGCTGTTCGACGACGAGGTGCTCGCCCGGTTCGACGTGATCGGGTTCGACCCGCGCGCGGTCGGGACGTCCGACCCGGCGACGTGCTTCCGCGACGCCGGGCGCGAGACGGCGTTCATGTCGAGCGTGCCCGCGTTCCCGGTCACCGACCGCGAGGAGCGGCGCTTCCTCGGGCAGATGGCCACCCTGGGCGCGTCGTGCACGCTCTTCTCCGGGGACCGCATCTCGCACTCGTCGACCGCGAACGTCGCACGTGACATGGACCTGCTGCGCCAGGCCGTGGGCGACGACGAGCTCAGCTACGTCGGCTACTCGTACGGCACGGTCCTCGGAGCCACCTATGCGGCGCTCTTCCCGGACCGGGTCCGCGCGATGGTGCTCGACGGGACGATGGACGTCGACGCGTGGTCGGGCGTCGGGTCCGACGAGCTGCTGGGCGCGCGCATCGGGCAGGCAGCGGGCGCGACGGAGACGTTCGGCGAGTTCGCACGGCTGTGCGCCGAGGCGGGTCCGGCGGCCTGTGCGCTCGCGTCGCTCGGCGACCCTGCCGAGGTCGTCGAGGCGACGTACGCGGCCCTGCGCGAGGCGCCCGTCGACGTCCCGCTCCCGGACGGGTCGACCGTCCCGATCGGGTATCCCGAGACCGTGGCGCTCGTCTTCTCCTACCTCTACGAGCCCGTCGCCTGGGGCGACCTCGACCTGACGCTCGCGGGCCTCGCGGTGCTGAGCGGCGCCGTCGGGCCGCCTGCCGCGGATGCGCCGAGCGCCCGCAGCGCCGCCCCGTCGCTCGGGGAGCTCCTGCGCCGGGCCGGGTACGCGCAGGACTACCCGTCGGTCGGCGGCGCGCTCGCGAGCCTGTGCGTGGACGTCACGACGCCGGGCGCCCCGCGGTCGTACGCGGCGAAGGTCGACGCGCTCGACGCGCAGTACCCGCACTTCGGCCGCTACCGCGGCTGGGTCGGCATCCAGTGCGAGTTCGTCCCGGTGACCGACCGCGACGCGTTCACCGGTCCGTGGGACCAGACGACCGGAGCGCCGGTGCTCGTCGTCGGCACCCGGTTCGACCCGGCGACGCCCTACGCGTTCACGCAGCCGTACGCCGACCGCTGGCCCGACGCACGCGTGCTCACCGTCGAGGGGTGGGGGCACACGATCGTCGGCAAGTCCGCGTGCGCCGACGCCGCGGTGGCCCGGTACCTCGTCGACCTCGAGGCGACCGACGGCGCGACGTGCGCCCAGGACGTGGTGCCGTTCCAGGGACCGTCGGTCCCGCTCGGCGAGGCGCTGCGGCTGCCGGTGACGTAG
- a CDS encoding DUF6153 family protein, whose product MSPIALAGTVSTAHLADTVRSARTAGLVRRFGVLLGMVVLLGGFVGMHQMSGSPVAHGPAHTVAAEAAPHASGDVGAEEEAPSGTGHGEMEAMCLLVLVALFSLGGPALVRRLPDGVTHLARVVAPWWRLGSALRPPSLVALGISRR is encoded by the coding sequence ATGTCCCCGATCGCCCTGGCCGGGACCGTGTCGACCGCCCACCTGGCCGACACGGTCCGGTCCGCCCGAACCGCCGGCCTCGTCCGGCGGTTCGGGGTGCTGCTCGGGATGGTGGTGCTGCTCGGCGGGTTCGTCGGGATGCACCAGATGTCGGGCAGCCCCGTGGCGCACGGGCCCGCGCACACGGTCGCCGCCGAGGCGGCTCCCCACGCCTCGGGCGACGTGGGCGCGGAGGAGGAGGCGCCGTCGGGCACGGGGCACGGCGAGATGGAGGCCATGTGCCTCCTGGTGCTCGTCGCGCTCTTCTCGCTCGGCGGCCCGGCGCTCGTGCGCCGCCTGCCCGACGGCGTCACGCACCTCGCGCGCGTCGTCGCGCCCTGGTGGCGGCTCGGGTCGGCGCTGCGGCCGCCGTCGCTCGTCGCGCTCGGGATCAGTCGGAGATAG
- a CDS encoding GntR family transcriptional regulator, whose amino-acid sequence MTTTTESGGRRTAQAGLRELVASLPVGRRLPGERDLAARFGVARATLRAAVETLVAEGLLDRRPSSGTYVAARPLVRSLGLTSFTQDMASRGLVAGTVVLSYRTSAAGGALASALRVVVGEQVVTFSRLRSGDGIPMAVETSWLPRRYVPRLREAELQESLYEVLATRHGIALGGAHVTIEPVLPEPRARDLLEIGPAQACLLVRMVHQDVRGRVVMVASSLYRGDRYHLQADVSGAAFALRPEARPPTGHPREGARR is encoded by the coding sequence GTGACCACGACCACGGAGAGCGGCGGACGCCGGACCGCTCAGGCAGGGCTGCGCGAGCTTGTCGCGAGCCTGCCCGTCGGTCGACGGCTGCCCGGTGAGCGGGACCTTGCCGCACGCTTCGGGGTTGCACGGGCGACGCTGCGAGCGGCCGTCGAGACCCTGGTCGCCGAAGGGCTGCTCGACCGTCGTCCCAGCTCCGGCACCTACGTCGCCGCGAGACCGCTCGTGCGGTCGCTCGGGCTGACGTCGTTCACCCAGGACATGGCGAGCCGTGGGCTCGTCGCCGGGACCGTGGTCCTGTCCTACCGGACGTCGGCCGCCGGAGGCGCTCTCGCGTCCGCGCTGCGGGTGGTCGTCGGGGAGCAGGTCGTGACGTTCAGTCGGCTCCGGTCGGGGGACGGGATCCCCATGGCCGTCGAGACGTCCTGGTTGCCCCGGCGCTACGTCCCTCGCCTCCGTGAGGCCGAGCTCCAGGAGTCGCTCTACGAGGTGCTCGCCACGAGGCACGGCATCGCGCTCGGCGGCGCGCACGTGACGATCGAGCCGGTCCTGCCCGAACCCCGGGCACGTGACCTCCTGGAGATCGGACCCGCGCAGGCCTGCCTCCTCGTCCGGATGGTCCACCAGGACGTCCGAGGCCGAGTGGTCATGGTGGCCAGCAGCCTGTACCGCGGAGACCGCTACCACCTGCAGGCCGACGTCAGCGGGGCGGCGTTCGCGCTCCGACCGGAGGCACGACCGCCGACAGGCCACCCCAGAGAAGGAGCACGACGATGA
- a CDS encoding DUF6993 domain-containing protein, protein MNRPLPDGVTPAGRSRAATWVVRVVVGLAALVTVALVVAVVGYVVLVNRWADAYDVSPEAPPAVTGSTDPTAEPENQGLDSSNEAYRERRGTPASDAEAALSVPAVEAALTPLVTGETLRRDEVVAALTGAGFETFGVTPETTVSGDPATSFGVGVSVPGGCVYGGIAPEGVTLEAGGPIADGGCLEMPTH, encoded by the coding sequence ATGAACCGCCCCCTGCCCGACGGCGTCACGCCCGCTGGTCGTTCACGTGCGGCCACGTGGGTGGTCCGGGTCGTGGTCGGGCTCGCAGCCCTCGTCACGGTCGCGCTCGTCGTGGCCGTCGTGGGCTACGTCGTCCTGGTGAACCGGTGGGCCGACGCCTACGACGTCTCTCCGGAGGCGCCCCCCGCGGTCACCGGGTCGACGGACCCGACCGCCGAGCCGGAGAACCAGGGGCTCGACTCCTCGAACGAGGCCTACCGCGAGCGCCGCGGGACCCCCGCGTCGGACGCCGAGGCCGCGCTGTCCGTCCCCGCGGTCGAGGCCGCGCTCACCCCGCTCGTCACGGGCGAGACCCTGCGCCGCGACGAGGTCGTGGCGGCACTGACGGGTGCGGGGTTCGAGACGTTCGGCGTGACTCCCGAGACGACGGTGTCGGGCGACCCTGCGACGAGCTTCGGGGTCGGTGTGAGCGTCCCCGGGGGCTGCGTCTACGGCGGGATCGCACCGGAGGGCGTGACCCTCGAGGCGGGCGGCCCGATCGCCGACGGCGGCTGCCTGGAGATGCCGACCCACTGA